Proteins from a genomic interval of Paenibacillus sp. FSL H8-0048:
- a CDS encoding GNAT family N-acetyltransferase, which yields MITYRRPKPEELPVVARLNALSFADYPLCREIRSEFRTGEKFVEFLTEVFKVYIGAYYKRSIVFVGEENQQIKSCAIIERPYSKGIGIWDYFRAGALRLFRTISIPKMLRFLKTLNEGHEPSKALKKQSWFLESLAVDHSSRGQQLGSRMLRDCVIPYIQEQTKGKPPESFVTFTNSEINRRFYTKNGFTEFDYTSIERNGITIGNWSFKMSVSPAI from the coding sequence ATGATCACTTACAGAAGACCAAAACCTGAGGAGTTGCCCGTTGTAGCCCGACTTAACGCACTGTCCTTTGCAGATTATCCGTTATGCCGTGAGATCCGCAGCGAATTCAGAACCGGGGAGAAATTTGTTGAGTTCCTGACCGAGGTTTTCAAGGTATACATTGGCGCCTATTATAAGAGGAGTATCGTATTCGTAGGAGAAGAGAATCAGCAGATTAAAAGCTGCGCGATCATCGAACGCCCCTACAGTAAGGGAATAGGAATATGGGACTATTTCCGTGCCGGTGCTCTACGGTTATTCAGAACTATTAGCATCCCCAAGATGCTTCGATTCCTGAAGACGCTCAATGAAGGCCACGAACCCAGCAAGGCGCTCAAAAAACAGTCCTGGTTCCTGGAATCCCTGGCTGTAGACCACTCCTCCAGAGGCCAGCAGCTCGGCAGCAGAATGCTCCGGGACTGCGTGATCCCCTATATTCAAGAGCAGACCAAAGGGAAACCGCCTGAATCCTTTGTTACCTTCACGAACAGTGAGATCAACAGAAGATTCTATACCAAAAACGGATTCACCGAATTTGACTATACCTCTATTGAACGAAACGGAATCACCATCGGCAACTGGAGCTTTAAGATGTCGGTGTCTCCAGCAATATGA
- a CDS encoding TetR/AcrR family transcriptional regulator C-terminal domain-containing protein has product MSEEDIRITKSREAIVKAMETLLEHKPFRRITVNDLCRTAVVGRTTFYAHFEDKYKLISYILQQEQQGLEAILLNDSPPEELILEVLLDIRGNKKLYHNLFVAEASDELEKLLQDTFTSFFTNILTVCQAEGVQLASSSLPPLVAYYSSGVVGMIMWWMETNFSMPPEEVASCLFNLFGFLWK; this is encoded by the coding sequence GTGTCTGAAGAGGATATCCGCATCACCAAGAGCAGGGAAGCGATTGTCAAGGCGATGGAGACCTTGCTTGAACACAAGCCTTTTCGTAGAATCACCGTAAATGATCTATGCCGGACAGCCGTCGTAGGCCGCACCACGTTCTATGCCCATTTCGAGGATAAATATAAGCTCATTTCTTATATTTTGCAGCAGGAGCAGCAGGGACTGGAAGCGATCCTCCTGAATGACTCGCCCCCGGAGGAGCTGATTCTGGAGGTCCTGCTGGATATTCGCGGCAACAAGAAGCTGTATCATAATCTCTTCGTGGCTGAAGCCTCAGATGAATTAGAGAAGCTGCTTCAGGATACGTTCACCAGCTTTTTTACCAATATACTCACTGTCTGCCAGGCAGAAGGCGTGCAACTCGCCAGTAGCTCACTGCCGCCTCTGGTCGCATATTATTCTTCCGGCGTAGTTGGCATGATCATGTGGTGGATGGAGACCAATTTCTCGATGCCGCCCGAGGAAGTCGCCTCGTGCCTCTTCAATTTGTTTGGTTTCCTATGGAAATAG
- a CDS encoding efflux RND transporter periplasmic adaptor subunit produces MNVKKTLGLSAAVIVTAGIVVYSLWPDKSTQDSPPAAQTTVVTKGDISVTVKGSGTVKATNTTIVYARDTGNVAKVLVKENEQVKKGQVLLTYEGANVASNVRIQQNTLKQSQNDLLEKQEQYKKLIMDGAALTDIDAAKLAIERTKDTITATLTELAALQKDHIPPASLTAPMDGTVTKISASSGGMVTKGAEVFSITDYKHLSATIKIDELDIPKIKPGMSAAIKMDALPAKAYPAKVTRIADEGTVTNGVSVFEVTLLLTDSAGARAGMSAQGVVTIEEKNQVLLLPVESVTQKDKKYYVQVQDSVPEQTPSPKGSSATGSPATPPPVQLKPVTVGVHDESRIEIVSGLREGEQVIVPTIIAVSTPAPAAPGMFDMGGGDEGGFDNSGGGGDGGGPQ; encoded by the coding sequence ATGAATGTCAAAAAAACCTTAGGACTGTCAGCCGCAGTCATTGTCACCGCTGGAATTGTTGTCTATAGCTTATGGCCGGATAAGAGCACGCAGGACAGCCCTCCTGCTGCTCAGACTACTGTAGTAACCAAGGGCGACATATCTGTAACCGTCAAAGGCTCCGGCACCGTAAAGGCCACGAATACTACGATCGTATATGCCAGGGACACAGGAAATGTAGCCAAGGTTCTCGTTAAGGAGAATGAACAAGTCAAGAAGGGTCAGGTCCTGCTGACTTATGAGGGAGCCAATGTTGCCAGTAACGTAAGAATCCAGCAGAATACGCTCAAGCAATCGCAGAATGACCTGCTGGAGAAACAAGAACAGTACAAGAAGCTAATCATGGACGGTGCTGCTTTAACCGATATTGATGCGGCGAAGCTGGCCATTGAGAGAACCAAGGATACCATTACAGCCACATTGACCGAGCTTGCAGCCCTCCAGAAGGATCATATCCCGCCCGCTTCCCTGACAGCGCCGATGGATGGAACGGTGACCAAGATCAGCGCCTCCTCAGGCGGGATGGTAACGAAAGGTGCCGAGGTCTTCTCCATAACGGACTACAAGCACTTAAGCGCTACGATTAAAATTGACGAGCTGGACATCCCCAAGATTAAGCCGGGTATGTCCGCAGCCATTAAAATGGATGCCCTGCCCGCCAAGGCCTATCCTGCCAAGGTCACACGGATTGCGGATGAAGGAACGGTGACGAATGGCGTCTCCGTCTTTGAAGTGACCCTTCTGCTCACGGACTCCGCCGGAGCCAGAGCCGGTATGTCAGCACAAGGAGTCGTTACTATTGAAGAGAAGAACCAGGTTCTGCTGCTTCCCGTCGAGTCTGTGACCCAAAAGGATAAAAAGTATTATGTTCAAGTGCAGGACTCCGTGCCGGAGCAGACCCCCTCGCCCAAGGGCAGCTCCGCCACAGGAAGCCCTGCCACACCTCCGCCCGTTCAGCTCAAGCCTGTCACCGTAGGGGTGCATGATGAGAGCCGGATCGAAATCGTCAGTGGTCTGCGTGAAGGGGAACAGGTCATTGTCCCGACCATTATTGCTGTAAGTACGCCTGCCCCCGCAGCTCCGGGGATGTTCGATATGGGCGGCGGTGACGAAGGCGGCTTCGATAACAGCGGTGGCGGCGGTGACGGAGGAGGGCCACAATGA
- a CDS encoding ABC transporter ATP-binding protein has protein sequence MNTEPLIRIEHMVHGYMMAKEQMTVLKDISFEIHHGEFVAIIGPSGSGKSTLMNMIGCLDIPNEGNYSLDGQDVRRLSDNRLARIRNEKIGFIFQNFNLLPKLSAVQNVELPLVYRGLSQRERRTLAAAALEKVGLHERMHHRPSELSGGQQQRVAIARALAGNPPILLADEPTGALDSKTGEEVMHMIKRLNEQGHTIIVITHDLGIAEQAKRVIRIQDGHLVEDRRNDQ, from the coding sequence ATGAATACAGAGCCCCTGATCCGGATTGAGCATATGGTCCACGGATACATGATGGCTAAGGAACAGATGACCGTGCTGAAGGATATCTCTTTTGAGATCCACCATGGCGAATTCGTTGCCATTATCGGCCCGTCCGGCTCTGGAAAATCCACCTTGATGAACATGATCGGCTGCCTGGATATCCCGAATGAAGGGAACTATTCTCTGGATGGACAGGATGTCCGCAGATTATCCGATAACCGGCTGGCCCGGATCCGCAATGAGAAAATAGGCTTCATCTTCCAGAACTTCAACCTGCTCCCTAAGTTATCCGCTGTTCAGAATGTCGAACTGCCCCTGGTCTACCGGGGCTTGTCACAACGGGAGCGAAGAACGCTGGCCGCTGCCGCCCTGGAGAAGGTCGGCCTCCATGAGCGGATGCACCACCGTCCGAGCGAGCTGTCCGGGGGCCAGCAGCAGCGGGTTGCCATCGCCAGAGCACTTGCCGGCAATCCTCCCATTCTACTGGCAGATGAGCCTACCGGCGCACTCGATTCCAAGACTGGAGAAGAGGTCATGCACATGATCAAAAGACTGAATGAACAGGGACATACCATTATTGTCATCACACATGACCTGGGCATTGCGGAACAAGCGAAGCGGGTCATCCGGATTCAGGACGGCCACCTGGTTGAAGATCGGAGAAATGACCAATGA
- a CDS encoding ABC transporter permease gives MILAQSIRMAVMSIVGNKIRSFLTMLGIVIGVSSVILLVSVGQGVTGQITSQFSDLGTNQLTVMITGRGAVTSLTAEEVAAFSKVPGVDQVSPTISSNVTAKYRNVHTNVSLEGITASYEKVQNFHVQSGRFLLDIDNEYRQKAALIGTETAKKLFGADNPVGREIQLNGTSFQLVGLLQAKGSSLSGSNDKKILIPLSTSERLLQSKGIQTFTVTALSDKDVASVKTAIGQILDRKFLRAKDAYSVFDSKQMLDTLKKTSGTLSLALAGIAGISLFVGGIGIMNIMIISVNERTREIGIRKAIGAKKMDILLQFIIESMVLSTMGGILGIGAGLGLTWLVGQLTALQVGYAWNMVNISFLFSLFIGVFFGILPASKAARLRPIQALRTD, from the coding sequence ATGATTCTTGCCCAGAGTATCCGAATGGCGGTAATGAGTATCGTCGGCAATAAGATCCGTTCCTTCCTCACCATGCTGGGCATTGTCATCGGTGTATCCTCGGTTATCCTGCTGGTCTCGGTGGGGCAGGGAGTTACGGGTCAGATCACCAGCCAGTTCAGTGACCTTGGCACGAATCAGCTGACGGTCATGATTACCGGACGGGGGGCAGTTACTTCCCTCACGGCTGAGGAGGTTGCCGCATTCAGCAAGGTTCCCGGAGTGGATCAGGTATCGCCAACGATCAGCAGCAATGTAACCGCCAAATATCGTAACGTCCATACCAATGTCTCGCTTGAAGGCATCACCGCAAGCTATGAGAAGGTACAGAACTTTCATGTGCAGTCCGGCCGCTTCCTGCTTGATATCGACAATGAATACCGGCAGAAGGCTGCCCTGATCGGAACCGAGACGGCGAAGAAGCTGTTCGGCGCCGACAACCCGGTGGGCCGTGAGATCCAGCTGAACGGGACCTCCTTCCAGCTTGTAGGCTTGCTCCAGGCGAAGGGAAGCTCACTCAGCGGATCAAATGATAAGAAGATTCTCATCCCCTTATCCACCTCCGAGCGGCTGCTTCAGAGTAAGGGAATTCAGACTTTTACCGTCACTGCCTTGAGTGACAAGGATGTAGCGTCTGTGAAGACAGCTATTGGACAGATTCTGGACCGCAAGTTCCTCCGTGCCAAGGATGCCTACAGTGTATTCGATTCCAAACAGATGCTGGATACGCTGAAGAAAACCTCCGGCACCCTGTCCCTTGCCCTCGCTGGAATCGCCGGAATCTCGCTCTTCGTTGGCGGAATCGGCATTATGAACATTATGATTATTTCGGTGAACGAACGTACCCGGGAGATCGGCATACGCAAAGCCATCGGCGCCAAAAAAATGGATATTCTGCTGCAATTCATCATTGAGTCGATGGTGCTCAGCACGATGGGCGGAATCCTCGGAATCGGTGCAGGATTAGGCCTAACCTGGCTGGTCGGCCAGTTGACCGCCCTTCAGGTTGGCTATGCCTGGAACATGGTGAACATCTCATTCCTCTTCTCGCTCTTCATCGGTGTGTTCTTCGGCATCCTGCCCGCCAGCAAAGCGGCGAGACTCCGGCCGATTCAAGCTCTGCGTACCGATTAG
- a CDS encoding sensor histidine kinase, which translates to MTIKRRLFISNILMIVIPVCISLFIAFVSVSLLFKVSKHDKQGPFYTGYDDLVQLSAELLKNGEKQKQEELRRQIEEILKPEDMSLAVYDSAARLISFNFKETPETEQLLQIVSAMNGQGFASTSNKEVFAEQIRVKGKAYTVSIIGTASDYTDGQVTPAMVTFLILITLGIIAAVFITNQFLTRFVFKRIKHPLDTLADGVHQIRDGNLDVRIHYGNKDEFAPVCEDFNDMAIRLKESQRLIQRQEESRKELLAGISHDLRSPLTSVRAYSEGLLDGVATTPESQKKYITMIKTKAEDIDRMVGKIFLFSKMDLGDYPYEPEVLEVNQELLSLIKATAEEYREKGLDVVIAALAADVYIYADPAQLSSIVFNILENSWKYKLKERVQVSIRTEVQGSDVFIYLEDNGPGVPEKALDKLFDVFYRSDPSRNNPTKGSGLGLAITAKAVSRMGGSIQAQPSPAGGLCIIITLPVLDKGALL; encoded by the coding sequence ATGACCATTAAGCGGCGCTTATTCATCTCTAATATCCTGATGATTGTAATCCCCGTATGTATTTCCTTGTTCATTGCTTTTGTTAGCGTGTCCCTCCTGTTCAAGGTATCGAAGCATGATAAGCAGGGCCCGTTCTATACCGGATACGATGATCTGGTTCAGTTGTCTGCCGAGCTGCTGAAGAACGGTGAGAAGCAGAAGCAGGAGGAACTCCGCCGCCAGATCGAAGAGATATTGAAGCCGGAGGACATGAGTCTGGCCGTTTACGATTCTGCGGCAAGGCTGATCAGCTTCAATTTCAAGGAGACCCCGGAGACAGAGCAGCTGCTGCAGATCGTCAGCGCCATGAATGGACAAGGGTTCGCCTCTACCTCGAACAAGGAGGTCTTTGCTGAACAGATCCGGGTTAAGGGCAAAGCCTATACTGTCAGCATCATCGGCACGGCCTCGGACTATACAGACGGACAAGTCACTCCGGCGATGGTTACCTTCCTGATTCTGATCACGCTGGGGATTATCGCTGCGGTGTTTATAACGAATCAATTTCTTACCCGGTTTGTATTCAAGCGGATCAAGCACCCTCTGGATACGCTGGCAGACGGGGTTCATCAGATCCGGGACGGCAATCTGGATGTTAGAATCCACTACGGGAACAAGGACGAATTCGCTCCTGTCTGTGAGGATTTCAATGACATGGCTATCCGCCTCAAGGAATCCCAGCGCCTGATCCAGAGGCAGGAGGAGAGCCGCAAGGAGCTGCTGGCCGGGATATCGCATGACCTCCGTTCCCCACTGACCTCTGTCCGTGCGTATTCGGAAGGACTGCTGGATGGGGTAGCCACAACCCCTGAATCCCAGAAGAAATATATCACCATGATTAAGACCAAAGCAGAGGATATTGACCGGATGGTCGGTAAAATCTTTCTTTTCTCCAAAATGGATCTGGGAGACTATCCCTATGAACCAGAGGTGCTGGAGGTCAATCAGGAGCTCCTCTCCTTAATCAAGGCCACTGCCGAAGAATACAGGGAGAAGGGGCTGGACGTAGTCATTGCTGCACTGGCTGCGGATGTGTATATTTACGCCGATCCGGCGCAGCTCAGCAGCATCGTCTTCAACATTCTGGAGAATAGCTGGAAATACAAGCTCAAGGAGCGTGTCCAGGTATCTATCCGTACCGAAGTACAAGGAAGCGATGTGTTCATCTATCTGGAGGATAACGGACCCGGGGTGCCGGAAAAGGCGCTGGATAAGCTGTTTGATGTGTTCTACCGCAGCGATCCTTCGCGCAATAACCCCACTAAGGGCAGCGGCTTGGGGCTGGCAATCACAGCCAAAGCCGTCAGCCGGATGGGCGGAAGTATTCAGGCACAGCCTTCTCCCGCAGGGGGCTTGTGCATCATTATCACACTGCCAGTGCTGGATAAAGGGGCCTTGCTATGA
- a CDS encoding response regulator transcription factor — protein MTKVLIIEDDSAIAAIERDYLEINDFTVEVAEDGITGLELALAGQFQLILLDLMLPGEDGFSVCRKLRSQLDIPILMVTAKQEDIDKIRGLGLGADDYIVKPFSPGELVARVKSNLAQYARLKGMSGSSTESRIESGPFVIHTLSHRAYLHGRELELKKKEFDLLHFLIVNADIVFSRDSLYERIWGFDAMGDNATVAVHINRLRDKIEQDPGNPKYIQTVWGAGYRFQV, from the coding sequence ATGACCAAAGTATTAATCATTGAAGATGATAGTGCAATTGCAGCGATAGAGCGGGATTATCTGGAAATTAATGATTTCACGGTCGAGGTTGCCGAGGACGGCATCACCGGGCTTGAGCTGGCGCTTGCGGGACAATTCCAGCTAATTCTCCTTGATCTGATGCTGCCGGGGGAAGACGGATTCTCGGTGTGCCGCAAGCTGCGGAGCCAGCTCGACATTCCTATCCTCATGGTCACGGCCAAGCAGGAGGACATCGACAAGATCCGGGGACTGGGACTTGGGGCCGATGATTATATCGTCAAGCCTTTTTCACCAGGTGAACTGGTGGCCCGGGTCAAATCCAATCTGGCTCAGTATGCCCGTCTTAAGGGCATGAGCGGTAGCAGCACAGAGAGCCGGATCGAGAGTGGTCCGTTCGTCATTCATACCTTGTCGCATAGAGCCTATCTGCACGGCCGGGAGCTGGAGCTAAAGAAGAAGGAGTTCGACCTGCTGCACTTCCTGATTGTCAATGCGGATATCGTCTTCAGCCGGGATTCCCTGTATGAACGGATCTGGGGCTTCGATGCCATGGGCGATAACGCTACCGTAGCCGTCCATATCAACAGGCTCCGCGATAAGATCGAGCAGGACCCCGGCAACCCGAAGTATATTCAGACGGTGTGGGGAGCGGGATATCGTTTTCAGGTGTAG
- a CDS encoding CPBP family intramembrane glutamic endopeptidase, with protein sequence MLLLKLCAIAVLLSFSYQIIEKVLGLISKSQVRYTIYYWGAAMIAGSVLWSDSYTFGMPHQVMRVLPLFLVILAVNLIISRSSGYNPVGTYNKVNFVLCFPIFEEIAFRGLVLPILAQHPGLGQLHATGIIDVSGAILLTAFLFAVSHLQYYRLNRESIRFMLFALSGGIFFGLFAQVTESLLLTIPLHIAFNGSAVWYQKKSHSSSTEPAPLP encoded by the coding sequence ATGCTATTACTGAAGTTATGCGCTATTGCTGTTCTGCTGTCTTTTTCCTACCAGATTATTGAGAAGGTTCTTGGGTTGATCTCCAAGTCACAGGTGAGGTACACAATCTATTATTGGGGAGCTGCGATGATTGCTGGAAGCGTTCTCTGGAGTGACAGTTATACGTTTGGCATGCCGCATCAAGTGATGAGAGTGCTTCCGCTGTTCCTTGTCATTCTGGCAGTGAATCTGATCATCTCCCGATCCTCCGGCTATAATCCAGTGGGCACATATAATAAGGTCAACTTCGTGCTGTGCTTCCCGATTTTTGAAGAGATTGCCTTCCGGGGATTGGTTCTTCCCATTCTCGCGCAGCATCCGGGTCTTGGACAGCTCCATGCCACGGGAATCATTGATGTCAGCGGTGCTATTCTCCTTACTGCGTTCCTGTTCGCCGTATCGCATTTGCAGTATTACCGGTTGAACCGCGAGAGTATCCGTTTTATGCTGTTCGCGCTGAGCGGAGGGATCTTCTTCGGGCTGTTCGCGCAGGTTACGGAGTCGCTCTTGCTGACGATTCCGCTGCATATTGCTTTTAACGGGTCGGCCGTCTGGTATCAAAAAAAGAGCCACAGCTCCTCTACAGAGCCAGCGCCTCTTCCGTAA
- a CDS encoding YfbR-like 5'-deoxynucleotidase translates to MGIHKYFRSLNELERIIRCPGKFKFEEHSVAAHSWKVVQYAKTLADIEEKHGAVIDWKKLYEITSSHDYGEIFIGDIKTPVKHSSLQLRSLIQQVEEGMIDNFIKEHIPDEFKSIFYQQLREGKDESLEGLILEVADKMDQVYEAFAELQRGNTEKEFVVMYRNALIKIKHIDLKCVDYFLAEILPDMVNEETLSPIDIRQITEEALAL, encoded by the coding sequence ATGGGAATTCACAAGTATTTTCGCTCACTGAATGAGCTGGAGCGCATTATCCGCTGTCCGGGCAAATTCAAATTCGAGGAGCATAGCGTTGCGGCCCATTCCTGGAAGGTCGTGCAATACGCAAAGACGCTGGCGGATATTGAAGAGAAGCACGGCGCGGTGATCGACTGGAAGAAGCTGTACGAGATCACGAGCAGCCACGATTACGGAGAGATTTTTATCGGGGATATCAAAACGCCGGTGAAGCACTCCTCGCTCCAGCTCAGATCACTGATCCAGCAGGTGGAGGAGGGCATGATCGACAACTTCATTAAGGAGCATATTCCGGACGAATTCAAAAGCATCTTCTACCAGCAGCTGCGTGAAGGCAAGGATGAGTCGCTGGAGGGACTGATTCTGGAGGTTGCGGATAAGATGGATCAGGTGTATGAGGCCTTCGCCGAGCTGCAAAGAGGGAACACGGAGAAGGAATTTGTGGTGATGTACCGCAATGCGCTAATCAAGATTAAGCATATTGACCTCAAGTGCGTAGATTACTTCCTGGCAGAGATTCTGCCGGACATGGTGAACGAGGAGACGCTGTCTCCGATTGATATCAGGCAGATTACGGAAGAGGCGCTGGCTCTGTAG
- a CDS encoding PspC domain-containing protein — MTKKLTRSLTDKKLTGLCGGLARYFNVDATLVRLIVAVATIFSFGTVVFLYIIGSLIVPQESYGGFDDSFNNY; from the coding sequence ATGACAAAAAAATTAACCCGTTCCTTAACAGACAAGAAACTCACCGGCTTATGCGGAGGATTGGCACGCTATTTCAATGTTGATGCCACCCTTGTAAGATTGATTGTTGCTGTCGCTACGATATTCAGCTTCGGCACTGTAGTCTTTCTCTATATCATCGGCAGCCTTATTGTTCCCCAGGAATCCTACGGCGGATTCGATGACAGCTTTAACAACTACTAA
- a CDS encoding PspA/IM30 family protein codes for MSIFQRITTLTKAAIHEGLNKLEDPILLTGQYLRDLEDKITGAEGKQRELKAAASVLERRIYEYKVLAERSETEAVQFMSEGNEPAARLAVMAKLRYTESEQECTAGLKETQAALASLEVQLASVKEEHTRLKAKRAELAERARKAAEAKQAAQAYSAASPAGYPGQVLNNGTASRGFERMEDKIAMQEAIAEQAGLAAAAHESSINSAVEAELERLRNRK; via the coding sequence ATGAGCATATTCCAAAGAATCACTACATTAACTAAGGCCGCTATTCACGAAGGACTGAACAAGCTGGAAGATCCGATCCTGCTGACCGGCCAATACCTGCGTGACCTGGAGGACAAAATCACTGGTGCCGAAGGCAAACAGCGTGAACTCAAGGCAGCAGCCAGTGTGCTGGAGCGCCGGATCTACGAATACAAGGTGCTTGCAGAGCGCAGTGAAACGGAAGCCGTCCAGTTCATGAGCGAGGGTAATGAACCGGCTGCCCGCTTGGCGGTAATGGCCAAGCTCCGCTACACAGAGAGCGAGCAGGAATGCACCGCCGGGCTGAAAGAGACTCAGGCCGCGCTGGCCTCTCTTGAAGTACAGCTTGCCAGTGTTAAGGAAGAACATACGCGCCTCAAAGCCAAAAGAGCCGAGCTGGCCGAACGTGCCCGCAAGGCAGCAGAGGCCAAGCAAGCAGCCCAGGCTTACAGCGCCGCTTCTCCGGCAGGCTATCCCGGCCAGGTGCTGAACAACGGCACAGCCTCACGCGGATTCGAACGGATGGAAGACAAAATCGCCATGCAGGAAGCAATCGCCGAGCAAGCGGGGCTGGCCGCAGCGGCTCATGAATCTTCAATCAACAGTGCCGTGGAAGCCGAGCTGGAACGTCTGCGGAACCGGAAGTAA